Proteins encoded by one window of Anopheles maculipalpis chromosome 2RL, idAnoMacuDA_375_x, whole genome shotgun sequence:
- the LOC126568476 gene encoding titin-like: MKLLLVLCSLGALLQASIATHDINVPVLVPVPHIKKVPIGIPKIERTKGEIIKHVPEAIIKRVPVEKHVEVEKEVEVVKHVPVTKEVVVERPVEVIREVPIEKVVIEKVEVPYEVIKHVEKIKHIPVEKHIEVIKEVEEIREVPYKRYVFNKKPFPVPYNEPEEVQVPYTVPAPVAPVVAVVEPAEPTLKEKFHNLLPQAGSYLPDPVGFFKKMVNH, translated from the exons ATGAAGCTT TTACTCGTCCTTTGCTCGCTAGGAGCGCTACTGCAAGCGTCGATTGCCACACACGACATCAACGTACCGGTGCTAGTACCGGTGCCCCACATCAAGAAGGTCCCGATCGGCATCCCCAAGATTGAGCGCACCAAGGGCGAAATCATCAAGCACGTGCCGGAAGCGATCATCAAGCGCGTACCCGTGGAGAAGCACGTTGAGGTGGAGAAAGAGGTCGAGGTGGTAAAGCATGTGCCCGTGACGAAGGAGGTCGTCGTTGAGCGTCCGGTAGAGGTTATTCGCGAAGTGCCGATCGAGAAGGTGGTGATCGAAAAGGTAGAAGTTCCGTACGAGGTGATCAAGCACGTGGAAAAGATCAAGCACATCCCGGTCGAGAAGCACATCGAGGTAATCAAGGAGGTGGAAGAGATCCGTGAGGTGCCGTACAAGCGTTACGTGTTCAACAAGAAGCCCTTCCCGGTGCCGTACAACGAACCAGAAGAGGTGCAAGTCCCATACACTGTGCCAGCACCGGTAGCACCGGTTGTTGCTGTCGTTGAACCGGCGGAACCGACGCTTAAGGAGAAGTTCCACAACTTGCTACCACAGGCAGGTAGCTATCTGCCTGATCCGGtaggatttttcaaaaaaatggTGAACCATTAA
- the LOC126568510 gene encoding mantle protein-like — MKLVLFLATVAILNVAQAKLVKVEVPVAVPIPVPEIQHIEKRVSTIKEVKVPYIQEVPEEHVVTHVKEVPVVKEVPVVNEITVYRDVEVVKEVPVEKIVHRRVEVPVEVVREVELIREVPVIKEIPHVKVVKVIKEVPVEEVVVKDLPVAEPYPVKVPIHVPVPVQAHELHLTKLNKFSHLHGLKNFLG; from the exons ATGAAACTG GTTCTTTTCCTCGCCACGGTGGCGATTCTGAACGTGGCCCAAGCCAAGCTGGTGAAGGTGGAGGTCCCGGTAGCGGTACCTATTCCGGTGCCGGAGATTCAACACATTGAAAAGCGTGTGTCAACCATCAAAGAAGTGAAAGTCCCCTACATACAGGAGGTACCGGAAGAGCATGTTGTCACCCACGTGAAGGAAGTGCCAGTCGTCAAGGAGGTACCGGTGGTGAACGAAATTACCGTGTACCGTGATGTGGAAGTCGTTAAGGAAGTGCCAGTTGAGAAGATTGTACACCGACGTGTCGAAGTTCCGGTGGAGGTAGTGCGTGAGGTTGAACTGATACGTGAAGTGCCGGTGATTAAGGAGATTCCACACGTGAAAGTTGTGAAGGTGATCAAGGAAGTTCCGGTGGAGGAGGTAGTGGTGAAGGACCTGCCCGTGGCCGAACCATACCCTGTGAAGGTACCGATTCACGTTCCCGTACCAGTTCAAGCGCATGAGCTGCATCTGACCAAATTGAACAAGTTCTCCCATTTGCATGGTCTTAAAAACTTCCTGGGATAA
- the LOC126567867 gene encoding calcium-transporting ATPase type 2C member 1 encodes MLLSTAESSAYSAQEVAARLRVDVRTGLRWSEANSRSKIVGYNELNALDDEPPWMKYVQQFKNPLILLLLGSALVSACMRQFDDAISITIAIIIVVTVAFIQEYRSEKSLEELKKLVPPECHCLREGRLETFLARNLVPGDIVYLNVGDRVPADIRIFEAFDLSIDESSFTGETEPARKSVEVVLNANNTKNHASMKNIAFMGTLVRCGNGKGIVVSTAENSEFGEVFKMMQAEEAPKTPMQKSMDILGAQLSFYSFCIIGAIMLLGWIQAKPLVEMFTISVSLAVAAIPEGLPIVVTVTLALGVMRMAKRHCIVKKLPTVETLGCVTVICSDKTGTITKNEMTVTVIITSDGYMADVTGAGYNDNGEIHIRDCNSMDNAKTSINQLLEAGVVCNNAIIQNDTLLGQPTEGALLAAAMKNGQYSAAENYLRIQEYPFSSEQKMMAVKAVPKYANTKEELFFVKGAIEMVLPQCTKFWYGGQAIALNKQNEAEFLQEAYEIGRKGLRVLAIARGTSLQDLVYLGLVGITDPPRPLVRESIEMLRSSGVLVKMVTGDSQETAMAIASKIGLDIVHMQAMSGHDIDQMNEMQLEKIINTVSVFYRVTPKHKLAIVKALQQNGHIVGMTGDGVNDGVALKRADIGIAMGKNGTDVCKEAADMILVDDDFHTIIAAIEEGKGIFWNIRNFVRFQLSTSIAALSLIALSTLMGISNPLNAMQILWINIIMDGPPAQSLGVEPVDQDVLKQKPRNVKQPMISKSLIINVLLSAGIIILGTLWVFQREMADGTGVTSRDTTMTFTCFVLFDMWNALSCRSQTKSVFQIGLFTNRMFLLAVGFSLLGQLLVIYFPPLQMVFQTEALSAMDLLFLVSLTSSVFIVSELKKWFERTMERRMYRKRTELDFV; translated from the exons ATGCTCCTGTCGACGGCCGAATCTTCGGCCTACTCGGCACAGGAGGTTGCTGCCCGGCTACGGGTCGACGTTCGCACTGGGCTGCGATGGTCGGAGGCAAACAGTCGGTCCAAGATCGTCGGCTACAATGAGCTGAACGCACTGGACGACGAGCCACCCTGGATGAAGTATGTGCAGCAGTTCAAAAATCCACTGATCCTTCTACTGCTAG GTTCCGCTCTCGTGAGTGCCTGTATGCGACAGTTTGATGATGCGATCAGTATTACCATTGCGATCATTATCGTAGTAACGGTCGCCTTCATCCAAGAGTATCGTTCCGAGAAGAGTCTGGAGGAGCTTAAAAAGCTCGTCCCACCGGAATGTCACTG ctTACGAGAAGGACGACTAGAAACGTTTCTGGCCAGAAATCTCGTCCCGGGCGATATCGTGTATCTCAACGTAGGCGATCGCGTCCCGGCCGACATACGCATCTTCGAGGCGTTCGATCTGTCGATCGACGAGTCAAGCTTTACCGGCGAAACGGAACCGGCACGCAAAAGTGTCGAGGTAGTGCTGAACGCCAACAATACAAAGAATCATGCCAGCATGAAGAACATCGCCTTCATGGGCACGTTAGTTAGGTGTGGTAATGGAAAG GGTATCGTAGTTAGCACGGCCGAAAACAGCGAGTTCGGCGAAGTCTTTAAAATGATGCAAGCCGAGGAAGCGCCAAAAACGCCGATGCAAAAATCGATGGACATTCTCGGCGCCCAGCTAAGCTTCTACTCGTTTTGCATTATCGGTGCGATTATGCTGCTCGGTTGGATACAGGCCAAACCGCTGGTCGAGATGTTTACCATCAGCGTCAGCTTGGCCGTGGCCGCCATTCCGGAAG GTCTCCCGATTGTGGTGACCGTCACGCTTGCCCTCGGAGTCATGCGCATGGCCAAACGGCACTGCATCGTGAAGAAACTGCCAACGGTCGAAACGCTTGGCTGCGTAACCGTCATCTGCTCGGACAAAACCGGTACGATCACAAAGAACGAAATGACGGTCACCGTCATCATAACTTCCGACGGTTATATGGCTGATGTGACTGGCGCCGGATACAACGACAACGGTGAAATACACATCCGAGACTGTAACAGCATGGACAATGCCAAGACCAGCATTAACCAACTGCTAGAAGCGGGCGTTGTCTGCAACAATGCCATCATCCAAAACGATACACTGCTCGGGCAACCGACGGAAGGTGCGCTACTAGCCGCAGCTATGAAGAATGGTCAATATTCGGCCGCTGAAAACTACCTGCGCATTCAGGAGTACCCGTTCAGCTCGGAGCAGAAGATGATGGCGGTAAAGGCGGTGCCAAAGTACGCTAACACGAAGGAGGAACTGTTCTTCGTGAAGGGTGCGATCGAGATGGTGTTGCCCCAGTGCACAAAGTTCTGGTACGGTGGACAGGCGATCGCTTTGAACAAACAGAACGAGGCAGAATTTTTGCAGGAAGCGTACGAGATCGGTCGGAAGGGATTGCGCGTGCTAGCCATCGCACGGGGCACATCGCTGCAGGATCTCGTATATCTGGGACTGGTCGGAATAACTGATCCACCGAGACCGTTGGTACGCGAATCGATCGAAATGCTACGGTCGAGCGGTGTGCTGGTGAAGATGGTTACGGGAGACTCGCAGGAAACGGCCATGGCAATtg CTTCTAAGATCGGACTCGACATTGTGCACATGCAGGCAATGTCCGGACACGACATCGATCAGATGAATGAAATGCAGCTGGAAAAGATCATCAACACGGTCAGCGTGTTCTATCGTGTGACCCCGAAACACAAGCTAGCGATCGTCAAGGCACTCCAACAGAACGGTCACATCGTGGGCATGACGGGCGATGGCGTTAACGATGGTGTGGCGCTAAAGCGTGCCGATATTGGCATTGCGATGGGTAAAAATGGTACCGATGTGTGTAAGGAAGCTGCCGATATGATTCTGGTGGATGATGATTTCCACACGATCAT TGCCGCAATTGAGGAAGGCAAAGGTATCTTCTGGAACATCCGGAACTTTGTGCGCTTTCAGCTGAGCACATCGATTGCGGCCCTCTCACTAATCGCACTGTCCACGCTGATGGGCATCTCGAATCCGCTAAATGCGATGCAAATTCTTTGGATTAACATCATCATGGATGGACCACCGGCACAGTCGCTCGGCGTGGAACCGGTCGACCAGGACGTGCTGAAGCAGAAGCCACGCAACGTGAAGCAACCGATGATCTCGAAATCGCTCATCATCAATGTACTGCTGTCGGCCGGCATTATCATACTCGGCACGCTGTGGGTGTTTCAGCGCGAGATGGCGGACGGGACGGGTGTAACGAGCCGTGACACAACCATGACCTTTACCTGCTTCGTGCTGTTCGATATGTGGAATGCGCTCAGCTGTCGATCGCAGACGAAGAGTGTATTTCAG ATCGGGCTCTTCACGAATCGGATGTTCCTGCTGGCGGTTGGCTTTTCGTTGCTCGGTCAACTTTTGGTCATCTACTTTCCACCGCTGCAAATGGTTTTCCAAACGGAAGCCCTATCGGCGATGGATCTACTCTTTCTCGTGTCGCTCACGTCGAGCGTGTTCATCGTGTCCGAGCTGAAGAAGTGGTTCGAGCGCACCATGGAGCGACGAATGTACCGCAAGCGTACTGAGCTTGATTTCGTATGA